In the Malaya genurostris strain Urasoe2022 chromosome 1, Malgen_1.1, whole genome shotgun sequence genome, one interval contains:
- the LOC131426924 gene encoding mpv17-like protein has translation MSFQGLCEYPKASMSKSERKTEVCLFIGNYDWNKCFRFFIYGGFIVAPSLYCWIRLASLMWPAQSLRSAIAKALTEQVSYTPLAMTCFYFGMSLMESKTIEESFLEVKTKVPPTYKVALCIWPLLQTFNFSVVPEKNRVPFVSMCSLLWTIFLAYMKQLELEKLQNKESIYQ, from the exons AGCAAGAGCGAAAGGAAGACCGAAGTGTGCTTGTTCATAG GAAACTATGACTGGAATAAATGCTTTAGATTCTTCATATACGGAGGATTCATAGTTGCGCCATCTCTTTACTGCTGGATTAGGTTGGCGTCATTGATGTGGCCAGCGCAAAGCCTCAGGTCTGCCATTGCTAAG GCGCTCACCGAACAAGTCAGCTACACACCACTAGCCATGACATGTTTTTATTTTGGCATGAGTTTAATGGAGTCTAAAACGATTGAAGAGTCTTTTCTGGAAGTAAAAACTAAAGTGCCCCCAACATACAAG GTCGCTCTTTGCATCTGGCCTCTTCTACAGACATTTAACTTTTCGGTTGTCCCAGAAAAGAATCGCGTGCCTTTTGTTAGTATGTGCAGTTTGCTTTGGACTATTTTTCTGGCATACATGAAGCAATTGGAATTGGAGAAACTACAGAACAAGGAATCCATTTACCAAtga